From a single Brassica napus cultivar Da-Ae chromosome C9, Da-Ae, whole genome shotgun sequence genomic region:
- the LOC106351491 gene encoding tetracycline resistance protein, class A isoform X2, which produces MEERLGGLAHMLTTVFLSSFAGFLVRPVMTDVTVAAVCSGLNDSCSLAVYLTGVHQVTVGLGTMVMMPVIGNLADRYGIKALLTLPMCLSIIPPAILGYRRDTLFFYTYYVIKIIFDMVCQGTVDCLAQAYVAKNIHGTQRISMFGVLAGVRSISAVCATFAARFLPTASTFQVTALSLFVGLVYMRIFLKERLHGDDEDGYDGCGDERMLAEPILKNAPTKTHVFNNKYSSLKDMVALMKNSTLVQALVVTFFVTFSQSGMESAFLYFLKARFGFKKNDFAQLSLLVWIIGSISQLFILRILVSAIGERRVLSTGLLMDFFNAAILSVSWSPWVPYAATALVPGVIFMVLPRDKLGPLNRGRSRDAYMG; this is translated from the exons ATGGAAGAGAGGCTTGGAGGGCTAGCACACATGTTGACGACGGTTTTCCTGTCATCATTCGCCGGATTCTTGGTAAGGCCGGTCATGACTGACGTCACCGTCGCTGCGGTTTGCTCCGGATTAAACGATTCGTGCTCTCTTGCCGTTTACCTCACCGGAGTACACCAAGTG ACAGTGGGACTTGGGACAATGGTAATGATGCCGGTAATCGGGAATCTAGCCGACAGGTATGGAATCAAGGCATTGCTTACGCTTCCCATGTGCCTCTCTATAATTCCTCCag CAATATTAGGGTATAGAAgggatacattatttttttacacATATTATGTGATCAAGATTATATTTGATATGGTCTGCCAAGGCACCGTTGACTGTCTCGCTCAGGCTTATGtg gCAAAAAATATTCATGGCACACAAAGAATATCAATGTTTGGAGTTTTAGCAGGTGTCAGATCAATTTCCGCAGTTTGTGCAACATTTGCAGCTCGTTTTCTACCCACGGCTTCGACTTTTCAG GTTACCGCTTTATCATTATTCGTTGGCCTGGTGTACATGAGAATTTTCCTAAAAGAGAGGTTACAcggtgatgatgaagatggcTATGATGGTTGTGGTGATGAAAGGATGTTAGCAGAGCCAATTCTAAAAAATGCTCCAACTAAGACACATGTCTTCAACAATAAGTATTCCTCTTTGAAAGATATGGTCGCCTTGATGAAGAATAG TACACTCGTTCAAGCATTGGTCGTTACATTTTTTGTTACCTTCTCACAAAGTGGAATGGAGTCAGCTTTCTTG TATTTTCTGAAAGCCCGTTTTGGGTTTAAGAAAAATGACTTTGCTCAACTCTCCCTGTTGGTTTGGATCATTGGCTCCATATCCCAA ttGTTTATATTGCGGATATTGGTTTCTGCCATTGGAGAACGTAGGGTATTATCAACAGGGCTTCTTATGGATTTCTTCAAC GCAGCAATTCTCAGTGTTTCATGGTCACCATGG GTTCCTTATGCCGCCACAGCCCTAGTACCCGGAGTGAT ATTTATGGTATTGCCTCGAGACAAATTGGGTCCGCTGAACAG GGGAAGGTCCAGGGATGCATATATGGGGTAA
- the LOC106351491 gene encoding tetracycline resistance protein, class A isoform X1, with protein sequence MEERLGGLAHMLTTVFLSSFAGFLVRPVMTDVTVAAVCSGLNDSCSLAVYLTGVHQVTVGLGTMVMMPVIGNLADRYGIKALLTLPMCLSIIPPAILGYRRDTLFFYTYYVIKIIFDMVCQGTVDCLAQAYVAKNIHGTQRISMFGVLAGVRSISAVCATFAARFLPTASTFQVTALSLFVGLVYMRIFLKERLHGDDEDGYDGCGDERMLAEPILKNAPTKTHVFNNKYSSLKDMVALMKNSTLVQALVVTFFVTFSQSGMESAFLYFLKARFGFKKNDFAQLSLLVWIIGSISQLFILRILVSAIGERRVLSTGLLMDFFNAAILSVSWSPWVPYAATALVPGVMFVMPSIYGIASRQIGSAEQGKVQGCIYGVKSFAEVVAPFVYSPLTALFLSDNAPFYFPGFSLLCVALSLMIGFLVSLLIKDVPSSLMNKTIGSASNEVA encoded by the exons ATGGAAGAGAGGCTTGGAGGGCTAGCACACATGTTGACGACGGTTTTCCTGTCATCATTCGCCGGATTCTTGGTAAGGCCGGTCATGACTGACGTCACCGTCGCTGCGGTTTGCTCCGGATTAAACGATTCGTGCTCTCTTGCCGTTTACCTCACCGGAGTACACCAAGTG ACAGTGGGACTTGGGACAATGGTAATGATGCCGGTAATCGGGAATCTAGCCGACAGGTATGGAATCAAGGCATTGCTTACGCTTCCCATGTGCCTCTCTATAATTCCTCCag CAATATTAGGGTATAGAAgggatacattatttttttacacATATTATGTGATCAAGATTATATTTGATATGGTCTGCCAAGGCACCGTTGACTGTCTCGCTCAGGCTTATGtg gCAAAAAATATTCATGGCACACAAAGAATATCAATGTTTGGAGTTTTAGCAGGTGTCAGATCAATTTCCGCAGTTTGTGCAACATTTGCAGCTCGTTTTCTACCCACGGCTTCGACTTTTCAG GTTACCGCTTTATCATTATTCGTTGGCCTGGTGTACATGAGAATTTTCCTAAAAGAGAGGTTACAcggtgatgatgaagatggcTATGATGGTTGTGGTGATGAAAGGATGTTAGCAGAGCCAATTCTAAAAAATGCTCCAACTAAGACACATGTCTTCAACAATAAGTATTCCTCTTTGAAAGATATGGTCGCCTTGATGAAGAATAG TACACTCGTTCAAGCATTGGTCGTTACATTTTTTGTTACCTTCTCACAAAGTGGAATGGAGTCAGCTTTCTTG TATTTTCTGAAAGCCCGTTTTGGGTTTAAGAAAAATGACTTTGCTCAACTCTCCCTGTTGGTTTGGATCATTGGCTCCATATCCCAA ttGTTTATATTGCGGATATTGGTTTCTGCCATTGGAGAACGTAGGGTATTATCAACAGGGCTTCTTATGGATTTCTTCAAC GCAGCAATTCTCAGTGTTTCATGGTCACCATGG GTTCCTTATGCCGCCACAGCCCTAGTACCCGGAGTGATGTTTGTAATGCCATCT ATTTATGGTATTGCCTCGAGACAAATTGGGTCCGCTGAACAG GGGAAGGTCCAGGGATGCATATATGGGGTAAAGTCATTTGCAGAAGTCGTGGCTCCATTTGTATATAGTCCATTGACAG CATTGTTTCTCTCCGACAATGCACCGTTCTATTTCCCTGGATTCAGTCTTCTATGCGTCGCCTTATCTTTg ATGATCGGCTTCCTTGTGAGTCTTCTGATAAAAGATGTTCCCTCTTCGTTAATGAACAAAACAATTGGCAGCGCTTCAAACGAGGTAGCTTGA